One segment of Rhinatrema bivittatum chromosome 14, aRhiBiv1.1, whole genome shotgun sequence DNA contains the following:
- the LOC115075789 gene encoding fibroblast growth factor receptor substrate 2-like, with the protein MGISYCCSEKNKGPDDTEDIFKVTNVNDDGRKMYPGTMELTRSDIVFHPKRGDLVKWPYQSLIHFGYDSKLFSFVCGKRCQTGEGIFGFRCDQAEELFNRVQNFMQKNRISMIQDSESEIPRTSPAMRTPTLPYQCGRYRSFAAAAASERLDPIGSENLSSTLPLLTPITGIYANMEEGKNGKEKSHLPLESGPPISGTQGCLETADPCLVLDLQSITFSQRLSPGYHMEKDKLKTTECRTTNSDSTCTVWDTGYDSDACREASLLRRTGNANINSSPFPPPRSKKSCLVSVSSADSQNIAPMKSTLNSYDLSSPAVLEVKYGVGQVTPLYINDSSLNVRHSLLKNSSGCESLKQQNCSPICFNFDIRKPNLESNQLNYIQVELESSCDSDNPQTPQSPTTLSWTPTHQTDFYSEVDLEKTAALSLIQKTLPRDDGTRKTRHNSSYMPK; encoded by the exons ATGGGTATCAGTTATTGTTGCTCAGAAAAGAACAAAGGCCCAGATGACACAGAAGACATATTTAAG GTCACTAATGTGAATGATGATGGCAGAAAGATGTATCCTGGTACAATGGAACTGACAAGAAGTGATATAGTTTTTCATCCCAAAAGAGGTGATTTGGTGAAATGGCCATACCAAAGTTTAATCCATTTTGGCTATGACTCCAAACTCTTTTCTTTTGTATGTGGGAAACGATGTCAGACTGGAGAAG GGATATTTGGTTTTAGGTGTGATCAGGCTGAAGAGCTGTTTAATAGGGTACAGAATTTCATGCAAAAGAACAGAATAAGTATGATTCAAGACTCCGAGTCAGAAATTCCAAGGACATCTCCTGCTATGAGAA CACCAACATTGCCCTATCAGTGTGGAAGGTATCGgtcctttgctgctgctgctgcttctgaaaGACTTGATCCGATAGGAAGTGAAAACCTGTCATCAACTCTCCCATTACTGACCCCAATAACAGGA atttatGCCAATATGGAGgaaggaaaaaatgggaaagagaaatCACATCTACCTCTGGAATCAGGCCCACCTATTTCAGGAACACAGGGCTGCTTAGAAACTGCAGATCCTTGCCTAGTTCTTGATCTCCAGTCTATCACATTTTCCCAACGACTTTCTCCTGGATACCATATGGAGAAGGACAAACTGAAGACCACTGAATGTAGGACGACCAATAGTGATTCTACTTGCACTGTTTGGGATACTGGCTATGACAGCGATGCATGCAGAGAGGCATCTTTACTTAGGAGAACGGGAAATGCGAATATTAATtcatcccctttccctcccccacgaTCCAAAAAAAGTTGTTTAGTATCAGTTAGTAGCGCAGACTCCCAGAATATAGCTCCAATGAAGTCCACCTTGAATAGTTATGACTTATCTTCTCCAGCTGTTTTGGAAGTAAAATATGGGGTTGGACAGGTGACACCTCTGTATATTAATGACAGTAGTCTGAATGTAAGGCATAGCCTTCTGAAAAATTCTTCTGGCTGTGAATCTCTGAAGCAGCAGAACTGCTCTCCTATATGCTTTAACTTTGATATTAGGAAGCCCAACCTAGAAAGCAACCAGCTTAATTATATACAAGTTGAGTTGGAGAGTAGTTGTGACTCAGACAATCCCCAGACACCACAAAGCCCTACTACCCTTTCATGGACACCAACCCACCAAACAGACTTTTATTCTGAAGTGGACCTTGAAAAAACAGCTGCCTTGTCTCTAATACAAAAAACGCTGCCACGTGATGATGGTACTAGAAAAACTAGGCATAACAGTAGCTATATGCCAAAGTGA